In Cryptomeria japonica chromosome 10, Sugi_1.0, whole genome shotgun sequence, a genomic segment contains:
- the LOC131065163 gene encoding cysteine-rich receptor-like protein kinase 2, with protein MAPIRADPETSLLTWLCVRIPPNNSTLFEQILDATLASVVKEVALSGFVTKEQETSTDTTTASVYVLAQCRKDKSPADSFSCIKVAENQIRNCSGVSAIAYYDGCYLRYADSNFYDQYNDVTHKHVCGTVEAADSSSFSATGRSLISDLCKATPRINGYFAAQTRQGPSNATIYGLAFCLRSIQRKSCESCLNIAQDNINNCFPLSDGRAMDDGCYLRYDSKPFFPSNATVDLARFLPRGNRASSPKLIIIAVAGGVFLLALLYCLLVFRKQIIRPSQKKADIEGASELRGPEDFEFKILKKATNNFDQANKLGQGGFGEVFKGTLKNGKVVAVKKLKLGHSVSAHSEFEIEVKLISNVNHRNLVRLLGCCRQGQERLLIYEYMPNGSLDRIIFGKNKRLLSWKERFNIILGTARGLAYLHEEFHVCIIHRDIKPSNILLDHNFQPKIADFGLARLLPNDKTHVSTRVAGTLGYTAPEYCNRGQLTEKADTYSFGVVVLEIISGRKSIDLKQPPDMEYLLQWVWSLYEDDKVLRGGGK; from the exons ATGGCACCCATTAGAGCAGATCCAGAGACCAGTCTTTTAACCTGGCTATGCGTCAGAATCCCCCCCAACAACTCAACCCTCTTTGAGCAAATTTTGGACGCCACGCTGGCATCTGTGGTGAAAGAAGTTGCTCTATCTGGATTTGTTACAAAAGAGCAGGAGACATCAACAGACACAACAACAGCTTCAGTATACGTTCTGGCGCAGTGCAGAAAGGATAAGTCCCCTGCCGATTCCTTTAGTTGCATAAAAGTTGCAGAGaatcaaattcggaactgttctGGTGTGTCCGCCATAGCATACTACGATGGCTGTTATCTGCGTTACGCAGATTCAAATTTTTATGATCAATACAATGATGTCACACATAAACATGTGTGCGGCACAGTCGAGGCCGCAGATTCTAGTTCATTTTCGGCAACAGGAAGAAGTTTGATTAGTGACCTTTGCAAGGCAACCCCTCGAATAAATGGTTATTTTGCTGCGCAGACCAGACAAGGCCCGTCTAATGCGACTATCTATGGACTTGCCTTCTGTTTGCGTTCCATTCAAAGGAAATCCTGCGAAAGTTGTCTGAATATTGCTCAGGACAACATAAATAATTGCTTTCCTCTCTCTGACGGACGGGCAATGGACGACGGCTGCTACTTGCGATACGATTCCAAACCCTTTTTCCCAAGCAATGCGACTGTCGACTTGGCACGTTTCTTACCCAGAG GGAACAGGGCGAGTTCTCCAAAGTTGATAATAATTGCTGTTGCGGGAGGCGTATTCCTACTTGCCCTTCTATATTGTCTGCTTGTCTTCCGGAAGCAGATTATCCGCCCAAGCCAGAAAAAAG CGGATATTGAAGGAGCAAGTGAACTCCGTGGGCCAGAAGATTTTGAATTCAAGATACTGAAAAAGGCAACTAACAattttgatcaagcaaataaacttGGACAAGGAGGATTTGGTGAAGTATTTAAG GGTACGTTGAAAAATGGCAAAGTTGTGGCAGTAAAGAAGCTGAAATTAGGTCACTCTGTCAGTGCACATTCTGAATTCGAAATCGAAGTGAAACTCATTTCTAATGTTAATCACAGAAATCTTGTGCGTTTACTTGGATGTTGCAGACAAGGCCAAGAAAGACTCTTGATTTATGAGTACATGCCTAATGGCAGCCTTGATAGAATAATATTTG GAAAAAATAAAAGACTTTTGAGTTGGAAGGAAAGGTTCAACATTATCCTGGGTACTGCTCGTGGTCTGGCCTATCTCCATGAGGAGTTCCATGTCTGTATCATTCATCGTGATATTAAACCAAGCAATATATTACTTGACCACAACTTTCAGCCAAAAATAGCAGATTTTGGGCTGGCAAGACTTCTTCCAAATGATAAAACTCATGTTAGCACAAGAGTTGCAGGAACACT AGGATACACTGCTCCTGAATACTGTAACCGTGGGCAATTAACAGAGAAAGCTGACACCTATAGCTTTGGTGTGGTGGTTCTTGAAATTATCAGTGGTAGAAAAAGCATTGACTTGAAGCAACCACCTGATATGGAATATCTTCTTCAATGG GTTTGGAGCCTATACGAGGATGACAAGGTCTTAAGAGGTGGTGGAAAGTGA